In Leuconostoc kimchii IMSNU 11154, one genomic interval encodes:
- the yycH gene encoding two-component system activity regulator YycH gives MRNRRKYFQGTLLNIALVLAIAFSVILTGFVFSSFGKNEAPSISESQQPEQRLLEMFRPTQYIVTQSNGQQKLVVNDTDEKIKGIRRAVTQSTLDEAQTKTVTTGQIKKILSTKKSQIFRYPDVIPISYFNTRYEQHIVAQKTFNFNYFVLPLDHKKEGYFVNTKTDQVTTVKVSKLNSDQVWQQVNKLPTHLTVDFKAYNGRVVLNYPQKIKLPVYSYLVNHRDPKTYVSSLLGTLNQLTITQDDAETVYTNKLNNQQITYDPSWETVKFEDHNPKNKLPKTYLDRLNSNFSQINLLQLDLTDTRFYESQDNGKKITFRTYVEGFPVYFQSQSGAIHMTMDNHGNLTSTYSLNELGVPVPNRQADVELPATETVIKQLTDAGVKTSDYNFITPGYEWLINEDSQAAVNMEPTWMIETHDGWQSVTSYLRNR, from the coding sequence ATGCGGAATAGACGTAAATACTTCCAAGGGACACTCTTGAACATCGCCTTAGTTTTGGCCATTGCTTTTTCGGTAATTTTAACAGGATTTGTGTTCAGTTCATTTGGTAAAAATGAAGCGCCAAGTATATCTGAAAGTCAGCAACCAGAACAACGGTTGTTAGAAATGTTTCGACCAACGCAGTATATTGTGACCCAATCTAATGGTCAACAAAAGCTCGTGGTTAATGATACTGACGAAAAAATCAAGGGTATTCGACGGGCTGTCACACAGTCTACATTGGATGAGGCGCAAACCAAAACAGTCACAACCGGTCAAATAAAAAAAATTTTATCCACAAAAAAATCACAAATTTTCCGTTATCCTGATGTGATTCCTATCTCTTATTTTAATACACGGTATGAGCAACATATTGTGGCACAAAAAACTTTTAATTTTAATTATTTTGTATTACCCCTTGATCACAAAAAAGAAGGCTATTTTGTGAATACTAAGACGGATCAAGTCACGACAGTTAAAGTGAGTAAGTTGAATAGCGATCAGGTATGGCAACAGGTTAATAAATTACCAACTCATTTGACGGTTGATTTTAAAGCCTACAATGGGCGTGTCGTTCTTAATTATCCGCAAAAAATTAAGTTACCAGTGTATTCTTATTTGGTAAATCATCGTGATCCAAAAACATATGTTTCTTCGCTTTTAGGAACACTGAACCAATTAACAATTACACAAGATGATGCTGAGACGGTGTATACGAATAAATTAAATAATCAGCAGATAACCTATGACCCATCTTGGGAAACGGTTAAATTTGAAGATCATAATCCTAAAAACAAATTGCCGAAAACATATCTTGACCGATTAAATTCTAATTTTTCACAAATCAATTTATTACAGCTGGATTTAACGGATACGCGTTTTTATGAAAGCCAAGATAACGGTAAGAAAATTACATTTCGAACCTATGTTGAAGGCTTTCCAGTTTATTTTCAATCACAAAGCGGTGCAATTCATATGACCATGGACAATCATGGTAATTTGACAAGTACGTATTCTCTTAATGAACTAGGTGTGCCTGTTCCTAATAGGCAAGCGGATGTTGAGCTACCAGCAACTGAGACTGTCATTAAACAGTTAACAGATGCTGGCGTTAAGACAAGTGATTATAATTTTATTACGCCAGGGTATGAATGGTTAATTAACGAAGACAGTCAGGCAGCAGTTAACATGGAACCAACATGGATGATTGAAACACATGATGGTTGGCAGAGCGTGACATCATATTTGCGCAATCGGTAA
- the yycI gene encoding two-component system regulatory protein YycI, which translates to MQFKRLKVLMLVLFFLLDIFLLNWWRAGQVPNEQVTDANANIITEMKKQKIQLPKFSTTVHYSGYIAAQRGNKDTMALPSGLNVTTNRQSDIVTVKLKTPELPEKETAVSENSQNPLTIAKRSGYRYNSVLTADKANSDRVYSQRIRGLPVIDDNGTMTFQYNKEGKITGFIQRQLVNVQRLRDDRATITEEEAIVALYRYNELDGGDRLSAGYLSYDKSLTVNGYDIYLPVWAFEAHSGNEKYVLKINAFTGDNLSE; encoded by the coding sequence ATGCAATTTAAACGACTAAAAGTATTAATGCTCGTTTTGTTTTTTTTGTTAGATATTTTTCTGCTTAACTGGTGGCGCGCAGGGCAAGTGCCTAATGAACAGGTGACAGATGCTAATGCTAATATTATTACTGAGATGAAGAAACAAAAGATTCAACTACCAAAATTTAGTACTACGGTTCACTATAGTGGTTATATTGCGGCGCAACGTGGTAATAAAGATACAATGGCATTACCATCTGGTTTGAATGTTACCACCAATCGCCAATCAGACATAGTAACTGTTAAACTCAAAACACCAGAATTACCAGAGAAAGAGACTGCCGTTTCTGAAAATAGTCAGAATCCATTGACAATTGCAAAACGGTCAGGGTATCGTTACAATTCTGTGTTAACGGCAGATAAGGCTAACTCTGACCGCGTGTATTCTCAGCGTATTAGAGGTTTACCGGTGATTGACGATAACGGAACGATGACATTTCAATATAATAAAGAAGGTAAAATCACTGGATTTATTCAGCGACAGCTTGTTAATGTGCAACGGCTTCGTGATGATCGTGCAACAATTACCGAAGAAGAAGCTATTGTGGCATTATATCGATATAACGAGTTAGATGGTGGCGATCGGTTATCTGCGGGATATTTATCATATGACAAAAGTCTAACTGTTAATGGGTATGATATTTATTTGCCAGTTTGGGCATTTGAGGCGCATAGTGGTAATGAAAAATATGTTTTAAAAATTAACGCTTTCACTGGTGATAATTTATCGGAATAA
- a CDS encoding S1C family serine protease gives MAQKSLTTIIVTGAIAGIIGGGVVLYGQNSLENLQTSTQKVNTKADKTVKIANNATATTAYNKISDAVVSVLNFSRDGSNTYQESSEGSGVIYKKAGSDAYIVTNNHVIDGAAQLQVMLHDGKKVIATLVGKDAMTDLAVLKISSENVKATAEFGDSNNIQVGQKVLAIGSPLGSEYASSVTEGIISAKKRLVATTSENGQNYGGSTVIQTDAAINPGNSGGPLVNFAGQVVGINSMKLSSSSSGTSVEGMGFAIPSDQVVDIVNKLVKEGKVTRPAIGIGLVELSAVTVDDQKSLLKIPANITGGVVVMSTTKDGPADRAGLTKYDVITEIDGKKVMGQAELREALYKHDLNDTATITYYHHETKKTVKVKLTQKLAN, from the coding sequence ATGGCACAAAAATCATTAACAACAATCATAGTAACTGGCGCAATCGCGGGGATTATCGGCGGGGGTGTTGTTTTATATGGACAAAATAGTCTTGAAAATTTACAAACATCAACTCAAAAAGTAAATACAAAAGCGGACAAAACAGTCAAAATAGCCAACAATGCTACCGCAACGACAGCATACAATAAAATTTCTGATGCTGTCGTTTCTGTACTGAATTTCTCTAGGGATGGTAGCAATACTTATCAAGAATCATCTGAAGGATCAGGTGTTATTTATAAAAAAGCAGGCAGTGATGCTTATATTGTGACAAACAATCATGTTATTGATGGTGCTGCGCAATTACAAGTGATGCTGCATGATGGTAAGAAAGTAATTGCCACGCTTGTTGGTAAAGATGCAATGACTGATTTAGCAGTTCTAAAAATCAGTTCAGAAAATGTGAAAGCAACGGCAGAATTTGGTGATTCTAATAATATACAAGTTGGACAAAAGGTGCTTGCAATTGGCTCGCCTTTAGGCTCAGAGTACGCTTCTTCAGTCACTGAGGGAATTATCTCTGCTAAAAAGCGTTTGGTCGCAACAACTTCAGAGAATGGTCAAAATTATGGCGGGTCAACTGTTATTCAAACGGATGCTGCCATTAATCCTGGAAATTCTGGTGGTCCGCTGGTGAACTTTGCTGGGCAAGTTGTTGGTATTAATTCGATGAAGTTATCATCATCGTCTTCTGGCACAAGTGTTGAGGGGATGGGGTTTGCTATTCCGTCAGATCAAGTCGTAGATATTGTCAATAAATTAGTTAAAGAGGGCAAGGTAACGCGGCCGGCAATTGGTATCGGATTGGTTGAACTTTCTGCAGTTACTGTGGATGATCAAAAATCATTGCTTAAAATTCCGGCAAATATTACTGGTGGCGTGGTTGTAATGAGTACGACAAAAGACGGCCCAGCAGACAGAGCTGGATTGACAAAATATGATGTTATTACTGAAATTGATGGTAAAAAAGTCATGGGACAAGCTGAGTTAAGAGAAGCGCTATATAAGCATGACTTAAACGACACAGCCACCATTACTTATTATCATCATGAAACTAAAAAGACAGTGAAAGTTAAATTAACTCAAAAACTTGCAAACTAA
- the rlmH gene encoding 23S rRNA (pseudouridine(1915)-N(3))-methyltransferase RlmH, with product MNIKLITVGKLKENYLRAGIAEYTKRLSRFAKINMIELADEKTPEKASDAQNQQIMSKEGQRIQEKIGTRDFVIVLAIEGQQLASEDFSKKMTDITVDGYSDITFIIGGSLGLDPMIKQRANLKMSFGLLTLPHQLMRLVLIEQIYRAFMIQQGSPYHK from the coding sequence ATGAACATCAAATTAATTACAGTTGGTAAATTAAAAGAAAATTACCTTCGAGCGGGTATTGCAGAGTATACTAAACGGCTATCACGCTTTGCTAAAATAAACATGATTGAATTAGCTGATGAAAAGACACCTGAAAAAGCTAGTGATGCCCAGAATCAGCAAATTATGTCTAAAGAAGGACAACGTATTCAGGAAAAAATTGGCACGCGAGACTTTGTCATTGTATTAGCTATTGAAGGGCAACAATTAGCATCAGAGGATTTTTCAAAAAAAATGACTGATATTACAGTAGATGGGTACTCAGATATAACATTTATTATTGGTGGGTCACTCGGACTTGATCCAATGATTAAACAACGTGCTAATTTAAAAATGAGTTTTGGACTATTAACATTACCGCATCAACTCATGCGACTTGTCCTCATTGAACAAATATATCGTGCTTTTATGATCCAACAAGGTTCGCCCTATCATAAATGA
- the thiD gene encoding bifunctional hydroxymethylpyrimidine kinase/phosphomethylpyrimidine kinase translates to MNEFPQVLTIAGSDSDGSAGLQADLHTFFIRKTYGMSVLVAAVAGNSYGIHASETLPLAFIEKQFDVLSDDFKIRASKTGMLSDATLIKTVVQAYQKYDFGPLVVDPVITTKHGAQLLVDSAFQALKELLLPLAEVATPNFFEAQLLTGVTISSEADQREAAKAIQSLGVKNVVVKGWHNQIDQSEVADYVLLADGSDFWLRHRYFDTTHINGTGDTLSATIAAELAKGETVEQAIRVGHEVTTTAIENEIAVGHQFGPINHWAAAKI, encoded by the coding sequence ATGAATGAATTTCCACAGGTCTTAACAATTGCCGGATCAGATTCAGATGGCTCAGCAGGTTTACAAGCTGATTTACATACATTTTTTATTCGAAAAACATATGGTATGAGTGTCTTAGTCGCCGCTGTGGCTGGAAATTCATATGGTATTCATGCATCTGAAACATTACCATTAGCGTTTATTGAGAAACAGTTTGACGTCTTATCTGATGATTTCAAGATTCGTGCTAGTAAAACAGGCATGCTATCTGATGCTACTTTAATTAAAACTGTTGTTCAAGCCTATCAGAAGTATGATTTTGGTCCACTAGTAGTTGATCCTGTCATTACTACGAAACATGGCGCGCAGCTTTTAGTTGACAGTGCGTTTCAGGCATTGAAAGAGTTACTGTTGCCTTTGGCTGAGGTGGCAACACCCAATTTTTTTGAAGCACAATTGCTGACAGGGGTGACAATCAGTTCAGAAGCAGACCAACGTGAGGCAGCTAAAGCGATTCAAAGTTTGGGTGTGAAAAACGTTGTTGTTAAAGGCTGGCATAATCAAATAGACCAATCTGAAGTGGCTGATTATGTTTTGCTAGCAGATGGCAGTGATTTTTGGTTGCGGCATCGTTATTTTGATACGACACATATTAATGGCACAGGTGATACATTAAGTGCCACAATTGCAGCCGAACTTGCTAAAGGAGAAACCGTCGAACAAGCCATTCGTGTTGGTCATGAAGTGACGACAACGGCTATCGAAAATGAGATTGCAGTTGGTCATCAGTTTGGTCCGATTAATCATTGGGCGGCGGCGAAAATATAA
- a CDS encoding MDR family MFS transporter produces MNISQKQKSILTILVIGTFLGFLNQTLMNVALPNIMNEFHINTGTGQWLTNGYMLVNGIMVPLTAFLIQRLTTRRLYLAAVGLFAVGTLIAGFAPNFTILITGRMIQAMGAGVFGPLMNVVVMNLFTPDKRGGAMGLIGLALNFAPTLGPTLSGLIVTNLSWRFLFFIVAPLIIANFILAYFLLQNIGEPKMLKFDFLSVILSSIGLGSMLYGFSNAGATPWSNFTVWGFIIIGILVTALFVWRQFVTETPLLNMTVFMHREFVLAMLINVVLMISMYGGALMLPLYMQTVRGSSAFISGLVLFPGALITAFLSPWSGRLYDRYGVKYLTLTGILITALGTFILSTLTLITPFWIIVSGQFIRQLGLVLVLMPIQTEAFNALPLSLMPDGSAMFTTVRQLAASFGTATLVTIMTKSAMNYGATHKSFLDTLIQLHGIKTTFFVAALLMLVAAALTCLFRNKAPIDRV; encoded by the coding sequence TTGAATATATCACAAAAGCAAAAGTCAATTCTTACCATATTAGTGATTGGCACATTCTTAGGTTTCTTAAACCAAACATTAATGAATGTCGCGTTACCTAATATTATGAATGAGTTCCACATCAATACCGGCACAGGACAGTGGCTCACAAACGGTTATATGCTTGTCAACGGCATCATGGTGCCACTAACTGCCTTTTTAATTCAACGACTAACAACACGGCGATTATACTTGGCAGCCGTTGGCTTATTTGCTGTTGGTACATTAATAGCAGGATTTGCACCTAACTTTACAATACTAATCACAGGACGTATGATCCAAGCAATGGGTGCTGGCGTATTCGGTCCGCTCATGAATGTCGTTGTTATGAATCTTTTCACACCAGACAAACGTGGTGGTGCCATGGGTCTCATTGGCTTAGCCCTTAATTTTGCACCGACACTAGGTCCAACACTATCTGGTCTGATTGTAACCAATCTTTCGTGGCGTTTCTTATTCTTTATTGTTGCACCTTTGATTATTGCTAATTTTATACTCGCTTATTTTTTATTACAAAATATTGGTGAACCAAAAATGCTCAAATTTGACTTTTTGAGCGTCATTTTATCCAGTATCGGCCTCGGTTCAATGCTGTATGGCTTTTCAAACGCTGGTGCAACACCTTGGTCAAATTTTACTGTCTGGGGATTTATCATTATTGGTATTCTTGTCACAGCGTTGTTTGTTTGGCGCCAGTTTGTAACCGAAACACCATTGCTTAATATGACTGTTTTCATGCATCGCGAATTTGTGCTTGCCATGCTGATTAACGTTGTTTTAATGATTTCAATGTACGGTGGTGCCCTAATGCTACCGCTTTACATGCAAACTGTTCGTGGTTCTTCTGCCTTTATATCAGGTCTTGTTTTATTCCCGGGCGCTTTAATTACCGCATTCTTATCACCTTGGAGCGGTCGTTTATACGATCGCTATGGTGTTAAATACCTCACTTTAACTGGTATCTTAATTACCGCGCTAGGTACATTTATTCTATCCACTTTAACCCTAATAACCCCATTCTGGATTATTGTCAGTGGCCAATTTATTCGACAACTTGGTTTGGTACTTGTCCTCATGCCAATTCAAACAGAAGCCTTCAATGCCTTACCATTGTCACTTATGCCTGATGGTTCAGCAATGTTTACAACTGTCCGACAACTTGCTGCGTCATTCGGTACAGCAACATTAGTAACAATTATGACAAAATCTGCCATGAATTATGGGGCCACCCACAAAAGTTTTCTAGATACGCTCATTCAACTACATGGTATTAAAACAACATTCTTCGTAGCTGCCTTGTTAATGCTTGTTGCTGCAGCGTTAACGTGTTTATTCCGTAATAAAGCACCTATCGATCGCGTATGA
- the mutY gene encoding A/G-specific adenine glycosylase, translated as MEIWSEQTIKDFQRTLLDWYDKDGRANLPWRLNHEPYRVLVSEIMLQQTQVDTVLPYYERFMAILPTVQDLAQAPEEQVLKLWEGLGYYSRARNLQKAAQYITNDLNGHWPESADDLQALPGVGPYTSAAIASISFGEVVPAVDGNAYRVFSRLLKIDDDIANTKARKVFYDAILPIVDPLRPGDFNQAIMDLGSSYMTAKNPDSQGSPVRAFNAAFRDGVELSYPVKTKKKKPVKQQYMAIVSEKQGNLLFEHRPDKGLLAGFWTFPLVEINSIDEINGQQLNIKPIIHVFTHRRWEIWLVRQQLKPSENQQYLSSDDWQKLSLPTIQHKLLKALGELE; from the coding sequence ATGGAAATATGGTCTGAACAAACAATTAAAGATTTTCAACGTACGCTGCTTGATTGGTATGATAAAGACGGGCGAGCTAATTTACCTTGGCGACTGAATCATGAACCCTATCGTGTCCTTGTTTCTGAGATTATGTTGCAGCAAACACAAGTTGATACAGTTCTACCTTATTATGAACGTTTCATGGCAATATTGCCAACTGTACAGGATTTAGCGCAGGCACCAGAGGAACAAGTTCTTAAACTTTGGGAAGGTCTAGGCTACTATTCACGTGCACGTAATTTACAAAAGGCGGCGCAGTATATTACTAATGATTTGAACGGTCATTGGCCAGAAAGTGCTGATGATTTACAGGCATTACCAGGGGTTGGGCCGTATACTTCAGCTGCAATTGCCTCGATTAGTTTTGGCGAGGTCGTGCCAGCTGTTGATGGTAATGCTTATCGTGTCTTTAGTCGTTTACTTAAGATTGATGACGATATTGCTAATACAAAAGCGCGCAAGGTTTTTTATGATGCCATCTTACCGATTGTTGACCCACTACGCCCTGGTGATTTTAACCAAGCAATCATGGATTTAGGATCAAGTTATATGACAGCGAAAAACCCTGATAGTCAGGGTTCACCTGTTCGCGCATTCAATGCTGCTTTTCGTGATGGTGTGGAGTTGTCTTATCCAGTTAAAACAAAAAAGAAAAAACCGGTAAAACAACAGTACATGGCGATTGTGTCTGAAAAGCAAGGTAATTTATTATTTGAGCATCGACCTGATAAAGGGTTGTTAGCGGGATTTTGGACTTTTCCACTAGTAGAAATTAATAGTATTGATGAAATTAATGGGCAACAGCTTAACATTAAGCCGATTATTCACGTGTTCACGCATCGACGTTGGGAAATTTGGTTAGTGCGACAGCAATTGAAGCCCAGTGAAAATCAACAGTATCTATCATCAGATGATTGGCAAAAGTTATCACTGCCGACAATTCAGCATAAATTGCTTAAAGCACTGGGAGAATTAGAGTGA
- a CDS encoding AI-2E family transporter, whose protein sequence is MFLNQKLKKLFFWTIELLALALLILIVSGFDFLMRPISVFISTVFVPLLVAGFLYYVLKPILKLVQKIKIHGWQIPRQAAVILTFLFFLSVIAGVIVVLVPTLVREITNLITALPGFAQDMQRFTTETINSKWFENLNLSINVNQVRDAVGKYAASFLTITAGTLGSIVSTVTSVTINLVTIPVVLFYMLSDGERLVPAIKKMFPERHADKITELTTKMDNTIERYISGQAIEMLFVGVTMAIGYFIIGQPYAWLLAVIAGITNIVPYIGPWIGVIPALLVASTQSWEQCLFVLIVMTVVQQLDGNFIYPNVIGKSLAIHPLTIMILLMVAGNLWGIVGMILVVPVYAVFRVIIKFVFELILLTKSKDVL, encoded by the coding sequence ATGTTTTTAAACCAAAAATTAAAAAAGTTGTTTTTTTGGACGATTGAGTTGCTGGCATTAGCGTTATTAATTTTGATTGTATCGGGATTTGATTTTTTAATGCGGCCAATTTCGGTATTTATATCAACGGTATTTGTACCACTATTGGTCGCGGGATTTCTTTATTATGTCTTAAAACCTATTTTAAAGCTCGTCCAAAAAATAAAAATTCATGGTTGGCAGATACCACGTCAAGCAGCCGTTATTTTAACTTTCTTATTCTTCCTATCAGTGATTGCTGGTGTTATAGTTGTATTGGTACCGACATTAGTGCGTGAAATTACAAATTTAATTACCGCACTACCAGGATTTGCACAAGATATGCAGCGATTTACGACTGAAACGATTAATAGTAAGTGGTTTGAAAATTTGAATTTATCAATTAATGTTAACCAAGTGCGAGATGCTGTTGGTAAATATGCCGCATCATTTTTGACTATTACAGCTGGCACTTTAGGATCAATTGTGTCTACTGTGACTTCTGTCACTATTAATTTAGTAACCATCCCCGTTGTTTTGTTCTATATGTTAAGTGATGGGGAGCGTTTGGTACCTGCTATCAAAAAAATGTTCCCAGAACGCCATGCAGACAAAATAACTGAATTAACAACTAAAATGGATAATACCATAGAGCGGTATATTTCTGGTCAAGCTATTGAAATGTTATTTGTTGGTGTGACCATGGCGATTGGTTATTTTATTATAGGACAACCATATGCTTGGCTTCTTGCAGTTATAGCAGGTATTACGAATATTGTGCCTTATATCGGTCCATGGATAGGTGTTATACCAGCATTACTTGTTGCTAGTACACAGTCGTGGGAGCAGTGCTTGTTTGTTTTAATTGTAATGACAGTGGTTCAACAACTTGATGGTAACTTTATTTATCCTAACGTCATTGGTAAATCATTAGCAATTCACCCATTAACCATTATGATATTGTTAATGGTGGCAGGCAACTTGTGGGGCATTGTTGGCATGATTTTAGTTGTGCCAGTCTACGCGGTATTCCGAGTGATTATTAAGTTTGTCTTTGAATTGATTTTACTAACAAAAAGTAAGGATGTGTTATAA
- a CDS encoding PadR family transcriptional regulator has protein sequence MKSNTSSQMLKGILQGVMLIILEKKPDYGYGISKQINQYDLSDIPKGTIYPLLTTMERRGLIEGKMKSSLEGPDRKYYFITNAGIQAKKDFINEWQFLEHAVNQLIDERNHNENQGND, from the coding sequence ATGAAATCAAATACTTCTAGTCAAATGCTTAAAGGTATTTTACAAGGCGTAATGTTAATTATTTTAGAAAAAAAACCAGACTATGGTTATGGTATTAGTAAACAAATCAATCAATATGATCTATCTGATATACCGAAGGGGACAATTTATCCTTTACTGACAACGATGGAGAGACGTGGGTTAATTGAAGGGAAAATGAAGTCCTCATTAGAAGGCCCAGATCGCAAATACTATTTCATTACAAATGCAGGTATACAGGCAAAAAAAGATTTTATTAATGAATGGCAATTTCTAGAACATGCAGTGAATCAATTGATTGATGAAAGGAATCATAATGAAAACCAAGGAAATGACTGA
- a CDS encoding membrane protein: MKTKEMTEANNLLRESLNKENKVFYENLLLYIRIEGFARDEHKIETQLLSILQDILEAQNEGVSAAGYLGKDPKIVADEILSEMPRHIWEVIRVGLYMLLTYIYICLLPSLMIAERPLDVGMLGISGALLYIDILIGFKYSGRAIYQVNTTLKNKYLRYFVIWIVASVAIAPIYLVNIFLKTPLRLRLDGGLGIAVILLALISGLYFILRAKDKTLLWPFAVFLVSAGVMGIVTRLPKLNDLLLHTTNGRYWIAGIIMVLLLLFYLLSFIALKKIKKQNQSY; the protein is encoded by the coding sequence ATGAAAACCAAGGAAATGACTGAAGCAAATAACTTACTACGTGAAAGTTTAAACAAAGAAAATAAAGTATTTTATGAAAACTTATTGTTGTATATCAGAATCGAAGGTTTTGCACGCGATGAACACAAAATAGAGACACAACTATTAAGCATATTACAGGATATTTTGGAAGCACAAAACGAAGGTGTTTCAGCAGCTGGTTATTTGGGTAAGGATCCCAAAATAGTTGCTGATGAAATATTATCTGAGATGCCACGTCATATCTGGGAAGTTATTAGAGTAGGTCTATATATGTTGTTAACGTATATTTATATTTGCTTATTACCATCCTTGATGATAGCAGAGAGGCCACTGGATGTGGGCATGTTAGGAATTTCAGGAGCTTTGTTATACATTGACATTTTGATTGGTTTTAAATATTCAGGACGAGCAATATATCAAGTCAATACGACATTAAAAAATAAATATTTACGATATTTTGTGATTTGGATAGTAGCCAGTGTTGCTATTGCACCAATTTACTTAGTGAATATATTTCTGAAAACACCATTGCGTTTAAGGTTGGATGGTGGATTGGGCATCGCTGTTATTTTATTAGCGTTAATAAGTGGACTATATTTTATCCTCCGTGCAAAAGATAAAACATTACTTTGGCCCTTTGCCGTCTTTTTAGTCAGTGCAGGGGTTATGGGAATCGTGACACGACTACCTAAATTAAATGATTTGTTACTGCATACGACAAATGGCCGATACTGGATAGCTGGCATAATAATGGTGTTGTTATTATTATTTTACCTATTAAGTTTTATAGCACTGAAAAAAATTAAAAAACAGAATCAAAGTTATTAA